A single genomic interval of Spirosoma taeanense harbors:
- a CDS encoding APC family permease produces MQAVADEKTDFKRSLSLIDSTLIVSGSMIGSGVFIVTADMARNLGASGWLLMLWVLTGLLTVAAALSYGELAGMMPKAGGQYIYIQRAYGHLTGFVYGWTVFTVIQTGTIAAVAVAFTKYTAVFIPALSPDNVLLALGPVKVSAGSLFAIASLVLLTWLNSRGVQSGKLIQNVFTSAKLIALLGLIVVGIALGLNSGLLSANFASAWDASTTTATGEVLPLAGMALVLAFGTSMVGSLFSADAWNNVTFIAGEIKNPRRNIPLALFFGTLIVTLIYFLANVSYLSLLPLKGSPTATDIVGRGIQFAEADRVATAAVSTIFGNIAVAFMAVLIMISTFGCNNGLILAGARLYYAMAKDGLFLKQASHLNRNAVPGRALWLQCIWASLLCLSGTYGDLLDYCTFTSLCFYIVTIGGLFLLRRSEPATERPYRAFGYPLVPALYIIAGLTICAILLYTKTFNTGMGLLIAGLGIPVYFLTKRGQREEA; encoded by the coding sequence GTGCAAGCTGTTGCCGACGAAAAAACTGATTTCAAACGCTCGCTGAGCCTGATCGACTCGACGCTCATTGTGTCGGGTTCCATGATCGGCTCGGGTGTGTTCATCGTTACAGCCGATATGGCCCGCAATTTGGGTGCGTCGGGCTGGCTGCTGATGCTCTGGGTGCTGACGGGCCTTCTGACCGTAGCGGCTGCGCTCAGCTATGGTGAACTGGCGGGTATGATGCCCAAAGCGGGTGGGCAATACATTTATATTCAGCGCGCCTATGGGCACCTGACAGGCTTTGTTTACGGCTGGACGGTATTTACCGTCATTCAGACCGGCACCATTGCCGCCGTGGCCGTCGCCTTTACCAAATACACAGCTGTGTTCATTCCGGCCCTTAGCCCCGATAATGTGCTGCTGGCGCTTGGGCCGGTCAAGGTATCGGCCGGATCACTGTTTGCCATTGCCAGTCTGGTGCTGCTAACGTGGCTGAATAGCCGGGGTGTGCAAAGCGGAAAACTGATTCAGAACGTGTTTACGTCGGCCAAACTCATTGCGCTGCTCGGGCTCATTGTCGTCGGTATTGCTCTGGGGCTGAATAGCGGACTGCTGTCAGCGAACTTTGCCAGTGCCTGGGATGCCAGTACAACCACGGCAACGGGCGAGGTGCTGCCGCTGGCAGGAATGGCGCTGGTGCTGGCCTTTGGTACGTCGATGGTGGGGTCGCTCTTTTCGGCCGACGCCTGGAACAACGTTACGTTCATTGCCGGCGAAATCAAGAACCCGCGCCGGAACATCCCGCTGGCTCTGTTCTTTGGAACGCTCATCGTAACGCTGATCTATTTCCTGGCTAACGTATCGTATCTCTCGCTGTTACCGCTGAAGGGCTCGCCTACGGCTACCGACATTGTGGGGCGGGGGATTCAGTTTGCCGAAGCGGACCGCGTTGCAACGGCCGCTGTCTCGACCATTTTCGGCAACATTGCCGTAGCCTTCATGGCTGTCCTGATTATGATCTCTACGTTTGGCTGTAACAACGGGCTGATTCTGGCCGGAGCGCGTCTATATTACGCCATGGCCAAAGATGGTCTGTTTCTAAAACAGGCATCGCATCTGAACCGCAACGCCGTTCCGGGCCGGGCACTGTGGCTGCAATGCATCTGGGCGTCGCTGCTGTGCCTGTCGGGTACCTACGGCGACCTGCTGGATTATTGCACCTTTACGTCGCTCTGCTTTTACATTGTTACCATTGGCGGACTGTTTCTGCTCCGGCGCAGCGAACCCGCCACCGAACGACCATACCGCGCTTTTGGCTATCCGCTTGTGCCAGCCCTGTATATTATCGCTGGCCTGACCATCTGCGCCATATTGCTTTATACGAAAACCTTCAATACGGGTATGGGCCTGCTGATTGCCGGCCTGGGTATTCCCGTTTATTTTCTGACAAAGCGGGGGCAGCGGGAGGAAGCCTGA
- a CDS encoding DUF2231 domain-containing protein, producing MESRAKLAGHAAHPILVVFPLGLLATAVIFDTIYLFSDNSTFVLVSYWMIVAGLLGGLVAAIPGWIDWFAIPGGTRAKRIGLVHGLGNVTVLLLFGVSWLFRSDEAGYIPTESALILSYAAFLIAGITGWLGGELVDRLGVGVDNGAHLNSPNSLSGRPATDIDGEGGRLHDTRGRERFA from the coding sequence ATGGAAAGCCGAGCTAAACTGGCGGGCCACGCGGCTCACCCAATTTTAGTTGTATTTCCGCTGGGCCTGTTAGCGACAGCGGTGATTTTTGATACTATTTATCTATTCAGCGACAACTCAACGTTTGTTCTGGTTTCTTACTGGATGATCGTAGCGGGATTACTGGGCGGGTTAGTAGCAGCCATACCGGGCTGGATTGACTGGTTTGCCATTCCCGGCGGTACGCGGGCCAAACGAATTGGTCTGGTGCACGGCCTGGGCAACGTTACGGTTCTGCTCTTATTTGGGGTAAGCTGGCTGTTCCGTAGCGACGAAGCGGGTTACATTCCTACAGAAAGCGCTCTGATTCTTTCCTACGCGGCCTTTCTGATAGCTGGCATAACAGGCTGGCTCGGCGGTGAGCTGGTCGATCGGCTGGGCGTTGGCGTGGATAATGGAGCGCACCTGAACTCGCCTAATTCCTTGTCGGGACGACCTGCCACGGATATTGACGGCGAAGGTGGCAGACTCCACGATACACGCGGTCGCGAACGATTTGCGTAA
- a CDS encoding glycoside hydrolase family 20 protein, with amino-acid sequence MIIRFALIAVFLLQLIPSFSQTGDVPLTNRYTIIPRPAQLDPRAGEFVINQTTIIQVPVAQTALKAIADTFANQINRASGLGISVRNVSKTVTSAPSMGSNSIRFVPVSDTALGGEGYRLDVTDKLITIEAAQPKGFFYAVQTLRQLLPPAVLSQSLFPELASLTVPACRIQDRPRYAYRGLHLDVSRHFFPVSFIKKHLDLMALHKFNNFHWHLTDDQGWRIEIKKYPKLTQVGSQRRETLVGHYDEYDPQVFDGKPYGGFYTQDEVREVVRYAATKHINVVPEIEMPGHALAALTAYPELACAPGPYQVATKWGVFTDVFCPTEQTFTFLQDVLTEVMALFPSKYIHIGGDECPKDAWRKSAFCQQLIKREGLKNENELQSWFITRIDKFVTAKGRRIIGWDEILEGGLSPNATVMSWRGTKGGLEAARQRHDVIMTPGQFCYLDHYQGDPAMEPTAFGGSLPIQQVYSYNPTPAELSPAEATHILGAQGNLWTEYISTTSQAEYMFWPRAVALAEVVWTPLAQKNYDDFARRLPTHFDRLAKLNVNAARTFFDAAPSGKATPGGNVEVSLTAGPQAPETRYTIDGSTPSGESPRYEKPLLLDKSATVRAATFNVRKPLSQLAKVQKEYLVSKATGKPYTLLTGPTTGRPDKNYALTNGTTASMGGYELSDVVSFTNDINAIIDLGQSQPVQSVRVGFLKYTAKNICLPKQVDIAVSDDGKTFRPVLTTKTNAAEGGKRGVVRLPFDFTPTTARYVRIVAQNIGQVPAGLRNPGKTAQLAVDEIEIN; translated from the coding sequence ATGATAATTCGCTTCGCTCTGATTGCTGTTTTTCTGCTGCAGTTGATTCCTTCGTTCAGTCAAACCGGCGATGTGCCGCTAACGAACCGCTATACCATCATTCCCCGGCCGGCACAGCTTGACCCCCGTGCTGGCGAATTCGTCATCAACCAGACAACAATCATTCAGGTGCCCGTTGCACAAACGGCTCTGAAAGCCATCGCCGATACGTTCGCGAACCAGATTAACCGCGCCAGCGGACTAGGCATTTCGGTGCGCAATGTCAGCAAAACGGTTACGTCAGCGCCGAGCATGGGATCGAACAGTATCCGGTTTGTTCCCGTCAGCGATACGGCGCTGGGCGGGGAAGGCTACCGGCTGGACGTAACCGATAAGCTCATTACGATTGAAGCCGCCCAGCCCAAAGGATTCTTTTACGCCGTCCAGACGCTGCGCCAACTGCTGCCACCAGCTGTGTTGAGCCAGAGCCTGTTTCCGGAATTAGCCAGCCTGACGGTGCCAGCGTGCCGGATTCAGGACCGGCCGCGCTATGCCTACCGGGGGCTGCACCTTGACGTTAGTCGGCATTTCTTCCCGGTATCGTTCATCAAGAAGCACCTGGATCTGATGGCGCTGCATAAGTTCAATAACTTTCATTGGCATCTTACAGACGATCAGGGCTGGCGTATCGAAATCAAGAAGTATCCAAAGCTGACTCAGGTGGGATCACAACGACGCGAAACCCTCGTCGGGCATTACGATGAGTATGACCCGCAGGTGTTTGATGGCAAACCCTACGGTGGCTTTTACACCCAGGACGAGGTGCGGGAGGTTGTGCGGTATGCAGCCACCAAACACATCAATGTTGTTCCTGAGATTGAAATGCCGGGCCACGCCCTGGCGGCATTGACTGCCTATCCGGAACTGGCCTGCGCACCTGGCCCCTATCAGGTAGCCACGAAATGGGGAGTGTTCACCGATGTGTTCTGTCCAACCGAACAAACCTTTACGTTCCTGCAGGATGTTCTGACGGAGGTCATGGCGCTGTTTCCCAGTAAGTATATCCACATTGGGGGCGACGAATGTCCCAAGGATGCCTGGCGCAAAAGTGCGTTCTGTCAGCAGCTCATCAAGCGGGAAGGATTGAAAAATGAGAATGAACTGCAGAGCTGGTTCATTACGCGGATCGACAAGTTCGTCACCGCTAAAGGTCGGCGGATTATCGGCTGGGATGAGATTCTGGAAGGAGGTTTGTCGCCCAACGCAACCGTGATGAGCTGGCGCGGTACTAAGGGCGGCCTTGAAGCGGCCCGCCAGCGGCACGACGTCATCATGACGCCCGGCCAGTTCTGCTACCTCGATCACTATCAGGGTGACCCGGCTATGGAGCCAACGGCCTTTGGCGGGTCGTTGCCAATACAGCAGGTCTATTCCTACAACCCAACCCCAGCCGAACTGTCGCCTGCCGAAGCAACCCATATTCTAGGCGCTCAGGGTAACCTCTGGACAGAATATATTTCGACGACGAGCCAGGCTGAATATATGTTCTGGCCCCGGGCTGTTGCTCTGGCCGAAGTGGTCTGGACACCGCTGGCCCAGAAGAATTACGACGATTTCGCCCGTCGGCTACCCACCCACTTCGATCGGTTGGCGAAGCTCAATGTCAACGCTGCCCGAACGTTCTTCGATGCAGCGCCATCGGGCAAGGCAACACCCGGAGGTAATGTTGAGGTATCGCTAACGGCAGGGCCGCAGGCGCCTGAAACTCGGTACACGATAGACGGGAGTACGCCATCGGGTGAATCGCCCCGGTATGAAAAGCCACTATTGCTCGATAAGTCGGCCACCGTTCGGGCGGCTACGTTCAACGTCCGTAAACCACTTAGTCAGCTTGCCAAGGTGCAGAAAGAATATCTGGTTTCGAAAGCTACTGGTAAACCCTATACCCTGCTTACTGGGCCAACGACTGGCCGTCCCGACAAAAATTATGCTCTGACTAACGGGACTACGGCCAGCATGGGCGGGTATGAATTGAGTGATGTCGTTTCATTCACCAATGACATCAACGCCATTATTGATCTGGGACAGTCGCAGCCGGTGCAGAGCGTTCGGGTGGGTTTTCTGAAGTACACGGCTAAAAATATCTGCCTGCCCAAACAGGTTGACATTGCCGTTTCGGACGACGGAAAAACCTTTCGGCCGGTGCTGACAACCAAAACCAATGCGGCCGAGGGCGGCAAGCGGGGCGTTGTCCGGTTACCGTTCGATTTTACGCCAACAACGGCCCGTTACGTACGGATTGTTGCCCAGAACATTGGGCAGGTTCCGGCGGGACTGCGTAATCCCGGTAAAACCGCGCAACTGGCCGTGGATGAGATTGAAATAAACTAA
- a CDS encoding ZIP family metal transporter: protein MIPEWLSAGLWGLLSGGALLIGAAIGYFVHVPQRLIAGIMAFGSGVLFSALSFDLMDEAYRAGGFDSTAIGFLGGAGVYTFANYILANKGAKHRKRSGTQQSSEQEKDGSGLAIAVGALLDGIPESIVIGLSLLGGKGVSIAAVAAVFLSNIPEGLSSAAGMKKSGRSVGYVLGVWAAIALISGVAALVGYTVFQHYNNEIIAATTAVAAGAILAMLVDTMVPEAFEEARDFAGLITVVGFLLAFILSKLSG, encoded by the coding sequence CTATCAGGGGGCGCGTTGCTCATTGGAGCCGCTATTGGCTACTTTGTTCATGTACCCCAGCGACTGATTGCGGGCATTATGGCCTTTGGCAGTGGCGTTTTGTTTTCGGCGCTCTCTTTCGATCTGATGGATGAAGCCTATCGCGCGGGCGGGTTCGACTCAACCGCTATTGGCTTCCTGGGCGGAGCCGGTGTGTATACCTTTGCTAATTACATTCTGGCCAATAAGGGAGCCAAACACCGAAAGCGTTCTGGCACACAGCAATCTTCCGAGCAGGAAAAAGACGGTAGTGGTCTGGCGATAGCCGTAGGTGCCTTGCTGGACGGTATCCCCGAATCGATTGTCATTGGTTTGAGTCTGCTGGGTGGCAAAGGCGTGAGCATTGCCGCTGTTGCAGCCGTGTTTCTGTCAAATATTCCCGAGGGATTATCGAGCGCGGCCGGGATGAAGAAATCCGGTCGATCGGTAGGGTACGTGCTGGGCGTCTGGGCGGCAATCGCGCTTATTTCGGGCGTAGCCGCTCTGGTCGGGTACACGGTATTCCAGCATTACAACAATGAAATCATTGCGGCTACAACAGCGGTTGCGGCCGGGGCAATTCTAGCCATGCTGGTCGATACCATGGTGCCCGAAGCCTTTGAGGAAGCGCGCGATTTTGCGGGTCTGATTACCGTTGTTGGCTTTCTGCTGGCGTTTATTTTATCGAAGCTAAGTGGCTAG
- the ubiG gene encoding bifunctional 2-polyprenyl-6-hydroxyphenol methylase/3-demethylubiquinol 3-O-methyltransferase UbiG, producing MLAEPCTNNTVYDADHDIWWNPDELFFMLKTSVNPARMGYFKRIFQDQNVPVQGRTLLDVGCGGGILAEEFAGLSVTVTGIDPSASSVATARHHAKQQGLPISYSVGAGESLPFADASFDYVSCCDVLEHVQNVDEVLAEISRVLKPGGIFLYDTVNRTWLSWLFLIKIAQDWPRWAFMEPNQHRYERFIKPSELIHKLAANGLLNQNTRGMVGDYNLLKTLYYLRQRTSGRWTFRQLGQCMKMREGRDTNLCYMGWARKK from the coding sequence ATGCTTGCCGAGCCCTGCACCAATAATACCGTTTACGACGCCGACCACGACATCTGGTGGAACCCCGACGAGCTGTTTTTTATGCTCAAAACCTCCGTTAACCCAGCGCGAATGGGTTATTTCAAACGGATTTTTCAGGATCAGAATGTTCCTGTTCAGGGCCGGACTTTGCTGGACGTAGGTTGTGGGGGCGGTATTCTGGCCGAAGAATTCGCGGGATTGAGTGTGACTGTAACGGGCATTGATCCATCAGCCTCGTCGGTCGCAACGGCCCGTCACCATGCCAAACAGCAGGGTTTGCCGATCAGCTATTCGGTCGGTGCGGGCGAAAGCCTGCCCTTCGCCGATGCGTCATTCGATTACGTGAGCTGCTGCGATGTGCTCGAACACGTACAGAACGTTGATGAGGTCCTGGCTGAAATCAGCCGCGTTTTGAAGCCGGGAGGCATATTCCTGTATGACACCGTCAACCGAACCTGGCTGAGCTGGCTGTTTCTCATCAAAATCGCTCAGGACTGGCCGAGATGGGCGTTTATGGAACCCAATCAGCACCGATACGAGCGATTCATTAAACCGTCGGAGCTGATTCACAAGCTGGCCGCCAATGGGTTACTCAATCAGAACACACGCGGCATGGTGGGCGATTATAACCTGCTGAAAACACTTTACTACCTGCGCCAACGCACATCCGGCCGGTGGACTTTCCGCCAGCTTGGCCAATGCATGAAAATGCGCGAAGGCCGGGATACGAATCTGTGTTATATGGGATGGGCCCGGAAAAAGTAA